A single window of Desulfofalx alkaliphila DSM 12257 DNA harbors:
- a CDS encoding DUF1847 domain-containing protein: protein MKCATCKQEPRNRCDRDGYDCTNGKLDTAAYYHEDENKNPHRISGYLQKEYGNNLTRLEEIIQYCKQMNYKRVGLAFCVGLADESRIVSDIFSKEFEVMSVCCKLCGLDKKDFDVPKVKDGRFEAICNPVGQAEILNRSNVDINVLIGLCVGHDILFTKYAKAPCTVFAVKDKLLANNPLGVVYSGYWRKRYKVK, encoded by the coding sequence ATGAAATGTGCAACATGCAAACAAGAGCCCAGAAACAGATGTGATCGGGATGGCTATGATTGCACCAATGGCAAATTGGATACTGCGGCATATTATCATGAAGATGAAAACAAAAATCCCCACCGAATCAGTGGCTATTTACAAAAGGAATATGGCAATAATTTAACTAGGTTAGAAGAAATCATTCAGTACTGTAAACAAATGAATTATAAAAGGGTTGGTTTGGCTTTCTGTGTTGGTCTAGCCGATGAGTCCAGGATTGTTTCAGATATTTTTTCTAAAGAATTTGAAGTGATGTCAGTTTGTTGTAAACTTTGTGGTTTAGATAAAAAAGACTTTGATGTTCCCAAGGTTAAAGATGGGCGATTTGAAGCCATATGCAACCCGGTAGGTCAGGCAGAGATATTAAATCGTAGCAATGTAGATATTAATGTGCTAATTGGTCTGTGTGTAGGGCACGATATTTTATTTACTAAGTATGCCAAGGCGCCATGTACTGTTTTTGCTGTTAAAGATAAACTGCTGGCCAATAATCCCCTGGGAGTTGTTTATTCCGGCTACTGGAGAAAGAGATATAAAGTAAAATAA